Proteins encoded together in one Cellulomonas gilvus ATCC 13127 window:
- a CDS encoding exonuclease SbcCD subunit D, which yields MRLLHTSDWHLGRSLHGVDLLDHQAAYLDHVLDVVRAERVDAVVVAGDVYDRAIPPVEAVTLLSDTLARLAEITTVVLTSGNHDSATRLGFGAGLMRERVQLRTHLAGIASPVEIRGEDDERALVYGLPYLDPDTVRGPLAEPGGEPLARSHEAVTSVAMARVRADLATRSGAGPVRSVVAAHAFVVGGLTSESERDIRVGGVDHVPSAVFTGVDYVALGHLHGPQRVAGPDGTTLRYSGSPLAYSFSEQHHTKSSVLVDLDARGVRTELVAAPVPRRLTDLTGPLEDVLGALGEAHLEDWVRVVVTDAHRPADLYARVRARFAHALVVQHRAPEAAGERALRAVTSAQDPVEVAGDFVAHVTGARPDAAELAVLRAAYEHVADAERSA from the coding sequence ATGCGGTTGCTGCACACCTCCGACTGGCACCTGGGCCGGTCGCTGCACGGGGTCGACCTGCTCGACCACCAGGCGGCGTACCTGGACCACGTGCTCGACGTGGTGCGTGCGGAGCGCGTGGACGCGGTCGTGGTCGCCGGCGACGTGTACGACCGCGCGATCCCGCCCGTCGAGGCCGTCACGCTGCTCTCGGACACGCTCGCGCGGCTCGCGGAGATCACGACCGTCGTGCTCACGTCGGGCAACCACGACTCCGCGACCCGGCTGGGTTTCGGCGCCGGGCTCATGCGGGAGCGCGTGCAGCTGCGCACGCACCTCGCGGGGATCGCCTCGCCCGTGGAGATCCGCGGGGAGGACGACGAGCGGGCGCTCGTGTACGGGCTGCCGTACCTGGACCCGGACACGGTGCGCGGACCGCTCGCGGAGCCCGGTGGCGAGCCCCTCGCACGCTCGCACGAGGCCGTGACGTCCGTGGCGATGGCGCGCGTCCGGGCGGACCTGGCGACGCGCTCGGGTGCCGGTCCCGTGCGGTCGGTGGTCGCGGCGCACGCGTTCGTCGTCGGCGGGCTGACGAGCGAGTCGGAGCGGGACATCCGGGTGGGCGGCGTGGACCACGTGCCCTCCGCAGTGTTCACGGGTGTCGACTACGTCGCGCTCGGCCACCTGCACGGCCCGCAGCGCGTCGCCGGACCGGACGGCACGACGCTGCGCTACTCGGGGTCGCCGCTCGCATACTCGTTCTCCGAGCAGCACCACACCAAGTCGAGCGTCCTGGTGGACCTGGACGCGCGCGGTGTCCGGACCGAGCTGGTCGCTGCGCCCGTGCCGCGCCGGCTCACGGACCTCACCGGACCGCTCGAGGACGTGCTGGGCGCGCTGGGCGAGGCGCACCTGGAGGACTGGGTGCGCGTGGTGGTCACGGACGCGCACCGCCCTGCTGACCTGTACGCGCGCGTCCGCGCGCGGTTCGCGCACGCCCTCGTGGTCCAGCACCGGGCACCCGAGGCCGCAGGCGAGCGCGCGCTGCGCGCGGTGACGTCCGCGCAGGACCCGGTCGAGGTCGCGGGCGACTTCGTCGCGCACGTGACCGGCGCCCGGCCGGACGCGGCCGAGCTCGCGGTGCTGCGTGCCGCGTACGAGCACGTCGCCGATGCCGAGCGGAGCGCCTGA
- a CDS encoding AAA family ATPase, translating into MQLHSLTLQAIGPFAARHTVDFAALAASGLFLLEGPTGAGKSTVIDAVVFALYGKVASADASEDRLRSAYADPDTESFVDLTFEVGSGRYRIRRAPAYDRPKRRGAGTVKQQASVRLWRLAADDDAADPTAGEVLSTRLDEVGAEVQRIVGLDRSQFVQTIVLPQGEFARFLRANPEDRRGLLQKIFGTEVYERLQARLAELRREAERAGGQSRALLDERVAHLVGAAALTPDEHETLRAAVAAVAGGPRTGADARGLEPVERAVEVPLAALDAAAGVAEQAAASAAQRHRAADALLAHEREVARLLALRVRWRAERDVLAQGAAAHAEGVQRLELARAAQAVAPQLRAVDAAVVASDAAHKALTAARDLAPTDLADLVHEDEPGPALGAPGAIADPAGPVAESAGPDLAALAGPTGPVAGSAGRELGALAGPAGPVAGGESGTARRYPADDAGGVPAVRERLTSAHTQAVRDAAALERTVELEAGLGALRLSVREARGTVEDHTTEIAAHDAWLAARPAQATLLTEQLATARQLSTRVAEQTLAVQAAQQLVDAHARVTALEPRCADATARVGELTRAARDAVTHEAALRTARIDGLAGELAGGLVAGDACPVCGSCEHPAPARVAADHVTPEQVDAAEQQRRSAEQALAHAREALASVEADLRTARGLTDGSTRAAADDALADARTALDLAQRAASDVDRLTADLDAHVGATHARESARILAVAAREAAELVVDARQAELVRAEAEVEAARAGYPTVAARHSALVERAAVVADLLGAWDAVRESGRDLARRRAELGAALERHGFGDDEAARAATLPDADVAALDRAVREYAEAVARVTAALEDPDVAGLPEDATADVPAAQDQAARAAEEARRLSAEAGVARSRATAALTAARDVLDAAAAHLRRIEEAGPVLRLAELTGGTGPDNEARLSLATYVLVRRFEDVVAAANARLVGMSDGRYELVRSDRKEDVSARRTGLAMRVVDHHTEQQRDPRTLSGGETFYVSLCLALGMADVVTAEAGGIDLGTLFVDEGFGSLDPHTLDQVLGELDRLRAGGRVVGVVSHVEALKQTIADRIEIRRTAAGPSTLTVRAG; encoded by the coding sequence ATGCAGCTGCACAGCCTCACGCTCCAGGCGATCGGGCCGTTCGCGGCCCGCCACACCGTGGACTTCGCGGCACTCGCCGCGTCGGGCCTGTTCCTGCTCGAGGGGCCCACCGGAGCGGGCAAGTCCACCGTGATCGACGCCGTGGTGTTCGCGCTGTACGGCAAGGTCGCCTCGGCCGACGCGAGCGAGGACCGGCTGCGATCGGCGTACGCAGACCCGGACACCGAGTCGTTCGTGGACCTCACGTTCGAGGTCGGCTCGGGCCGCTACCGCATCCGCCGGGCCCCCGCGTACGACCGGCCCAAGCGGCGTGGTGCGGGCACCGTGAAGCAGCAGGCCTCCGTGCGGCTGTGGCGCCTGGCCGCCGACGACGACGCCGCCGACCCGACCGCGGGTGAGGTGCTCTCGACCCGGCTGGACGAGGTGGGCGCGGAGGTCCAGCGCATCGTGGGCCTGGACCGCAGCCAGTTCGTGCAGACCATCGTGCTGCCGCAGGGCGAGTTCGCGCGGTTCCTGCGCGCCAACCCCGAGGACCGCCGCGGGCTGCTGCAGAAGATCTTCGGCACCGAGGTGTACGAGCGTCTGCAGGCGCGGCTCGCCGAGCTGCGCCGCGAGGCCGAGCGCGCGGGCGGGCAGTCCCGTGCGCTGCTCGACGAGCGCGTGGCGCACCTGGTCGGAGCGGCCGCGCTCACGCCGGACGAGCACGAGACGCTGCGGGCGGCCGTCGCGGCGGTCGCCGGCGGGCCGCGCACGGGTGCGGACGCCCGTGGGCTTGAGCCGGTCGAGCGCGCGGTCGAGGTGCCCCTGGCCGCGCTGGACGCGGCCGCGGGGGTCGCCGAGCAGGCGGCGGCGTCGGCCGCGCAGCGGCACCGGGCGGCCGACGCGCTGCTCGCGCACGAACGCGAAGTCGCCCGGCTCCTGGCGCTGCGGGTCCGGTGGCGCGCCGAGCGCGACGTGCTGGCCCAGGGCGCGGCCGCGCACGCCGAGGGCGTGCAGCGGCTCGAGCTCGCACGCGCGGCGCAGGCCGTGGCACCGCAGCTGCGCGCCGTGGACGCCGCCGTGGTCGCGTCCGACGCCGCGCACAAGGCGCTGACGGCCGCACGCGACCTCGCGCCGACGGACCTGGCGGACCTCGTGCATGAGGACGAGCCCGGACCAGCCCTCGGCGCCCCCGGCGCCATTGCCGACCCGGCGGGTCCTGTCGCCGAGAGCGCCGGACCGGACCTCGCCGCCCTTGCCGGCCCGACGGGTCCGGTCGCGGGGAGCGCCGGACGGGAGCTCGGCGCCCTTGCCGGCCCGGCGGGGCCGGTTGCCGGGGGTGAGTCGGGCACGGCCCGGCGGTACCCGGCCGACGACGCAGGCGGAGTACCCGCGGTGCGGGAGCGGCTCACGTCGGCGCACACGCAGGCCGTGCGGGACGCGGCCGCGCTCGAGCGCACGGTCGAGCTCGAGGCCGGGCTCGGCGCGCTGAGGCTCTCGGTGCGTGAGGCGCGCGGCACGGTCGAGGACCACACCACGGAGATCGCGGCGCACGACGCGTGGCTCGCGGCGCGGCCGGCGCAGGCGACGCTCCTGACCGAACAGCTCGCCACCGCGCGGCAGCTCAGCACGCGGGTCGCGGAGCAGACCCTCGCGGTCCAGGCGGCGCAGCAGCTGGTCGACGCGCACGCCCGGGTGACGGCGCTCGAACCGCGGTGCGCCGACGCGACCGCGCGCGTCGGCGAGCTCACGCGGGCCGCGCGGGATGCGGTGACGCACGAGGCGGCGCTGCGCACCGCGCGCATCGACGGGCTCGCGGGTGAGCTCGCGGGCGGGCTCGTCGCGGGCGACGCGTGCCCCGTGTGCGGGTCGTGCGAGCACCCGGCGCCCGCACGCGTCGCCGCCGACCACGTGACGCCTGAGCAGGTGGACGCCGCCGAGCAGCAGCGCAGGTCCGCCGAGCAGGCGCTGGCCCATGCTCGGGAGGCCCTCGCATCCGTCGAGGCGGACCTGCGCACCGCGCGCGGCCTGACGGACGGCAGCACGCGCGCAGCCGCGGACGACGCGCTCGCGGACGCGCGGACCGCGCTCGACCTGGCGCAGCGCGCTGCGTCCGACGTGGACCGGCTGACCGCCGACCTCGACGCGCACGTCGGGGCCACGCACGCCCGCGAGAGCGCCCGGATCCTCGCGGTGGCCGCACGTGAGGCAGCCGAGCTCGTGGTCGACGCCCGCCAGGCCGAGCTGGTGCGCGCCGAGGCGGAGGTCGAGGCCGCTCGGGCCGGGTACCCGACGGTCGCTGCCCGGCACTCGGCGCTCGTCGAACGTGCCGCGGTCGTCGCCGACCTGCTGGGCGCGTGGGACGCCGTGCGCGAGTCCGGGCGCGATCTGGCACGACGCCGCGCCGAGCTCGGCGCCGCACTCGAGCGCCACGGCTTCGGGGACGACGAGGCCGCACGCGCCGCGACGTTGCCCGACGCGGACGTCGCGGCGCTCGACCGGGCGGTCCGGGAGTACGCCGAGGCGGTGGCGAGGGTGACCGCTGCGCTCGAGGACCCCGACGTGGCCGGTCTGCCCGAGGACGCGACCGCGGACGTCCCGGCCGCGCAGGACCAGGCCGCGCGGGCTGCCGAGGAGGCGCGTCGCCTCTCGGCCGAGGCCGGCGTCGCGCGGTCCCGCGCGACAGCGGCGCTCACCGCGGCCCGGGACGTGCTCGACGCGGCAGCGGCGCACCTGCGTCGCATCGAGGAGGCCGGGCCGGTGCTCCGGCTCGCGGAGCTCACGGGCGGCACGGGCCCGGACAACGAGGCCCGGCTGTCGCTGGCGACCTATGTGCTGGTGCGCCGGTTCGAGGATGTCGTCGCGGCGGCCAACGCGCGCCTGGTCGGGATGTCGGACGGCCGGTACGAGCTGGTGCGCAGCGACCGCAAGGAGGACGTCTCCGCGCGGCGCACGGGCCTGGCGATGCGCGTGGTCGACCACCACACCGAGCAGCAGCGCGACCCGCGCACGCTGTCCGGCGGGGAGACGTTCTACGTCTCGCTGTGCCTGGCGCTGGGGATGGCCGACGTCGTGACGGCGGAGGCGGGCGGGATCGACCTCGGCACGCTGTTCGTCGACGAGGGGTTCGGCTCGCTCGACCCCCACACGCTCGACCAGGTGCTCGGTGAGCTCGACCGACTGCGCGCGGGGGGTCGCGTGGTGGGCGTCGTGTCCCACGTCGAGGCGCTCAAGCAGACGATCGCCGACCGGATCGAGATCCGCCGCACGGCCGCCGGGCCGAGCACGTTGACGGTGCGCGCGGGCTGA
- a CDS encoding LmeA family phospholipid-binding protein has product MSARGWMAGFVTVAVLGAGAVVADRVAADRAEQEVSDAIVANLEDVQGEPQVDVPGFPFLPQLLRGSIEDLDARVDGATVGGIAMTDVRVAARETSTSAPHAMGEAVLTATVPTASLEKAIAERAGAAVTVTVDGNRLAMAGDVFGLALAAGLVPRVEEGRLLVDVDRLTLDGVQVDVSALPEQTGDRLTDLEVPIEGLPEGLTLTGAEVVADGLRVTAAGTDVVLPANAP; this is encoded by the coding sequence GTGAGTGCGCGTGGGTGGATGGCCGGGTTCGTGACCGTCGCGGTGCTGGGTGCCGGGGCGGTGGTCGCGGACCGCGTCGCCGCGGACCGCGCCGAGCAGGAGGTGTCCGACGCGATCGTCGCCAACCTCGAGGACGTGCAGGGCGAACCGCAGGTCGACGTCCCCGGCTTCCCGTTCCTGCCGCAGCTGCTGCGCGGCTCGATCGAGGACCTCGACGCCCGGGTGGACGGGGCGACGGTGGGCGGCATCGCGATGACCGACGTCCGCGTCGCCGCACGCGAGACCTCGACGAGCGCGCCGCACGCCATGGGCGAGGCGGTCCTGACGGCCACGGTCCCGACCGCGTCGCTCGAGAAGGCCATCGCCGAGCGCGCGGGCGCCGCGGTCACCGTGACGGTCGACGGGAACCGGCTCGCGATGGCGGGCGACGTGTTCGGGCTCGCGCTCGCGGCCGGGCTGGTGCCCCGCGTCGAGGAGGGCCGGCTGCTCGTGGACGTGGACCGGCTCACGCTCGATGGCGTCCAGGTGGACGTCTCCGCGCTGCCCGAGCAGACCGGAGACCGGCTCACCGACCTCGAGGTGCCGATCGAGGGCCTGCCCGAGGGTCTGACGCTGACCGGTGCAGAGGTGGTCGCGGACGGGCTGCGGGTCACCGCCGCGGGGACCGACGTCGTGCTCCCTGCCAACGCCCCGTGA